The Lutra lutra chromosome 10, mLutLut1.2, whole genome shotgun sequence genome contains a region encoding:
- the MRGPRG gene encoding mas-related G-protein coupled receptor member G, translated as MFGLWRTVNNVLFYLTLAVGLAGLLGNGLVLWHLGLHIKKGPLSLYLLHLAAADFLFLGCQVGLSAAQAALGAQDSLYFVVPFLGFSAGLWLLAAFSAERCLSHLFPACYRGRRPRHTSAVVCGLIWALTPPAVLLPAHACGLLGGRARPGTCLRYHAASVTWLLSLVCGACGAGLVLFVWGGCCSQRPRPQFFGVTVGSALLLLLCGLPLVFCWSLRPLLGFLLPLFVPLATLLACIHGSAKPLFHFMAGRQPGPPQPLRAVLQRALGEQAPLEAGGLSLPMGLL; from the coding sequence ATGTTCGGGCTCTGGAGAACCGTCAACAATGTGCTCTTCTACCTCACCCTGGCCGTGGGCCTCGCAGGCCTGCTGGGCAACGGGCTGGTCCTCTGGCACCTGGGCCTGCACATCAAGAAAGGCCCCTTGTCCCTGTACCTGCTCCACCTGGCGGCCGCCGACTTCCTGTTCCTTGGCTGCCAGGTGGGCCTCTCCGCTGCGCAGGCCGCCCTGGGTGCCCAGGACAGCCTCTACTTTGTGGTCCCCTTCCTGGGCTTCTCCGCGGGCCTCTGGCTGCTGGCGGCCTTCAGCGCCGAGCGCTGTCTCTCCCACCTCTTCCCGGCCTGCTACCGGGGCCGCCGTCCCAGGCACACCTCCGCCGTGGTCTGCGGCCTCATCTGGGCCCTGACGCCGCCCGCCGTGCTGCTGCCAGCACACGCCTGCGGCCTGCTGGGGGGCCGCGCGCGCCCGGGCACCTGCCTGCGGTACCACGCGGCCAGCGTCACGTGGCTGCTGTCCCTGGTGTGTGGGGCCTGCGGGGCCGGCCTGGTGCTCTTCGTCTGGGGGGGCTGCTGCTCCCAGCGCCCGCGGCCCCAGTTCTTCGGGGTCACGGTGGGCTCCgcgctcctgctcctgctctgcgGCCTGCCCCTGGTCTTCTGCTGGAGCCTGCGGCCGCTGCTCGGCTTCCTGCTGCCACTCTTCGTCCCGCTGGCCACGCTGCTGGCCTGCATCCACGGCAGCGCCAAGCCACTCTTCCACTTCATGGCCGGCCGCCAGCCGGGCCCCCCGCAGCCTCTGCGGGCCGTGCTCCAGCGGGCCCTGGGGGAGCAGGCCCCGCTGGAGGCCGGGGGGCTGTCCCTGCCCATGGGCCTCCTGTAG